From Pan paniscus chromosome 6, NHGRI_mPanPan1-v2.0_pri, whole genome shotgun sequence, one genomic window encodes:
- the ZNF316 gene encoding zinc finger protein 316, which produces MAALHTTPDSPADQLERAEDGSECDPDQEEEEEEEEKGEEVQEVEEEEEEIVVVEEEEEGVAEVVQDAQVEAVAEVEVEADVEEEDVKEVLAEEQCPALGTQERLSRGGDAKSPVLQEKGLQASRAPATPRDEDLEEEEEEEEDEDEDDLLTAGCQGLVTFEDVAVYFSLEEWERLEADQRGLYQEVMQENYGILVSLGYPIPKPDLIFRLEQGEEPWVPDSPRPEEGDIVTGVYTGAWFWTDDIEDHEEEDDEDFLAEVAEEENEPPGLWSAAYGVGDVPGTWGPDDSDSAQTPEGWGPDPGGLGVLADGSEAKPFLPGREPGANLLSPWAFPAAVAPPAGRPETTCDVCGKVFPHRSRLAKHQRYHAAVKPFGCEECGKGFVYRSHLAIHQRTHTGEKPFPCPDCGKRFVYKSHLVTHRRIHTGERPYRCAFCGAGFGRRSYLVTHQRTHTGERPYPCPHCGRSFSQSSALARHQAVHTADRPHCCPDCGQAFRLRADFQRHRRGGGCAEAGGDGPRREPGETAAAAGPEDTDPGPEGSEVGEVDGEAEAAAEEREEAAVAAPTPSGKVDPAPERRFLELGNGLGEGEGPSSHPLGFHFPVHPKSWLHPDSFPILGLPDFRERLPVDGRPLPAPLGGPLSLVEGTGLACDPFGGGGAGGGGGGLRAFGPAIGGLLAEPAPAALAEEESPWICSDCGKTFGRRAALAKHQRYHAGERPHRCADCGKSFVYGSHLARHRRTHTGERPFPCPECGARFARGSHLAAHVRGHTGEKPFVCGVCGAGFSRRAHLTAHGRAHTGERPYACGECGRRFGQSAALTRHQWAHAEEKPHRCPDCGKGFGHSSDFKRHRRTHTGEKPFRCADCGRGFAQRSNLAKHRRGHTGERPFPCPECGKRFSQRSVLVTHQRTHTGERPYACANCGRRFSQSSHLLTHMKTHRGATAAPGSGSAPAPAPKPEAAAKGPSSAGPGERGSALLEFAGGTSFGSEHQAAFAGPSGAYREGVL; this is translated from the exons ATGGCGGCGCTCCACACGACTCCTGACTCCCCAGCTGACCAGCTGGAGCGGGCAGAGGACGGGTCAGAGTGCGACCCTgaccaggaagaagaggaggaggaggaggaaaagggggaAGAGGTGCAGGAggtggaagaagaggaggaggagatagtggtggtggaggaggaggaggagggtgtggCAGAGGTAGTGCAGGATGCGCAGGTGGAGGCGGTGGccgaggtggaggtggaggcggacgtggaggaggaggatgtgaaggaggtgCTGGCAGAGGAGCAGTGTCCGGCGTTGGGGACCCAGGAGCGACTTAGCCGTGGTGGTGATGCCAAGTCCCCAGTTCTTCAGGAAAAGG GCCTGCAGGCCTCCCGGGCTCCAGCCACTCCTAGGGATGAGgacctggaggaggaggaagaggaggaggaggatgaggacgAGGATGATTTGCTGACGGCTGGGTGTCAG GGGCTGGTGACGTTTGAAGATGTGGCTGTGTACTTCTCCCTGGAGGAGTGGGAAAGGCTGGAAGCAGACCAGCGGGGCCTCTACCAGGAAGTCATGCAGGAGAACTATGGGATTCTCGTGTCCTTGG GATACCCAATTCCCAAGCCCGATCTGATCTTCCGGCTGGAACAAGGGGAAGAACCTTGGGTCCCAGATAGCCCCCGACCTGAGGAAGGAGACATCGTCACTGGCGTCTACACAG GAGCCTGGTTCTGGACGGACGACATAGAGGACCACGAGGAGGAAGACGACGAGGACTTCCTGGCGGAGGTGGCCGAGGAGGAGAACGAGCCCCCAGGGCTCTGGTCGGCGGCCTACGGCGTGGGGGACGTGCCTGGGACGTGGGGGCCCGACGACTCGGATTCGGCGCAGACTCCAGAAGGGTGGGGGCCCGACCCAGGCGGCCTGGGGGTCCTGGCCGACGGCTCTGAAGCGAAGCCTTTCCTGCCCGGCCGGGAGCCGGGTGCGAACCTGCTGTCGCCCTGGGCGTTCCCCGCCGCAGTGGCCCCGCCTGCCGGGAGGCCGGAGACCACGTGCGACGTGTGCGGCAAGGTCTTCCCGCACCGCTCGCGGCTGGCCAAGCACCAGCGCTACCACGCGGCCGTCAAGCCCTTCGGCTGCGAGGAGTGCGGCAAGGGCTTCGTGTACCGCTCGCACTTGGCCATCCACCAGCGCACGCACACCGGCGAGAAGCCCTTCCCGTGCCCGGACTGCGGCAAGCGCTTCGTCTACAAGTCGCACCTGGTTACGCACCGACGCATCCATACTGGCGAGCGGCCCTACCGCTGCGCCTTCTGCGGCGCGGGCTTCGGGCGCCGCTCCTACCTGGTCACGCACCAGCGCACGCACACGGGCGAGCGACCCTACCCGTGTCCGCACTGCGGCCGCAGCTTCAGCCAGAGCTCGGCGCTGGCACGGCACCAGGCGGTGCACACGGCCGACCGCCCGCACTGCTGCCCCGACTGCGGCCAGGCCTTCCGCCTGCGCGCCGACTTCCAGCGCCACCGACGCGGCGGGGGCTGCGCGGAGGCGGGTGGTGACGGCCCCCGGCGGGAGCCCGGCGAGACGGCGGCCGCCGCGGGGCCCGAGGACACGGACCCTGGGCCAGAGGGATCTGAAGTTGGCGAGGTGGACGGAGAGGCGGAGGCCGCGgctgaggagagagaggaggcggcggtggcggcgcCCACCCCCAGCGGCAAGGTGGACCCCGCGCCGGAACGGCGCTTCCTGGAGCTGGGCAACGGCCTCGGGGAGGGCGAAGGCCCCTCCTCCCACCCGCTGGGCTTCCACTTCCCCGTGCACCCCAAGTCCTGGCTGCACCCGGACAGCTTCCCGATCCTGGGCCTACCCGACTTCCGAGAGCGGCTGCCGGTCGACGGGCGCCCGCTCCCGGCGCCCCTGGGGGGCCCGCTCTCCCTGGTGGAGGGCACCGGGCTGGCGTGCGACCCTTTCGGCGGCGGCGGGGCCGGGGGCGGCGGAGGCGGCCTGCGCGCGTTCGGGCCCGCCATCGGGGGTCTGCTGGCGGAGCCCGCGCCGGCCGCGCTGGCGGAGGAGGAGAGCCCATGGATCTGCTCGGACTGCGGCAAGACGTTTGGGCGCCGGGCCGCGCTGGCCAAGCACCAGCGCTACCACGCGGGCGAGCGGCCGCACCGCTGCGCCGACTGCGGCAAGAGCTTCGTGTACGGCTCGCACCTGGCGCGCCATCGGCGCACACACACCGGCGAGCGGCCCTTCCCGTGCCCCGAGTGCGGCGCGCGGTTCGCCCGCGGCTCGCACTTGGCGGCGCACGTGCGCGGCCACACGGGCGAGAAGCCGTTCGTGTGCGGCGTGTGCGGTGCGGGGTTCAGCCGTCGCGCGCACCTGACGGCGCACGGGCGCGCGCACACCGGGGAGCGGCCTTACGCTTGTGGAGAGTGCGGCCGGCGCTTCGGGCAGAGCGCGGCGCTGACGCGGCATCAGTGGGCGCACGCCGAGGAGAAGCCGCACCGCTGCCCCGACTGCGGCAAGGGCTTCGGCCACAGCTCGGACTTCAAGCGGCATCGGCGCACGCACACGGGCGAGAAGCCCTTCCGCTGCGCCGACTGCGGCCGCGGCTTCGCGCAGCGCTCCAACCTGGCCAAGCACCGGCGCGGCCACACGGGCGAACGCCCCTTCCCGTGCCCTGAGTGCGGCAAGCGCTTTTCGCAGCGCTCAGTGCTGGTCACGCACCAGCGCACACATACGGGCGAGCGGCCCTACGCCTGCGCCAACTGCGGCCGCCGCTTCTCGCAGAGCTCTCACTTGCTCACCCACATGAAGACGCACCGCGGAGCCACCGCAGCGCCGGGCTCGGGTTCGGCCCCAGCCCCCGCGCCCAAGCCCGAGGCGGCCGCCAAGGGGCCGTCCAGTGCCGGCCCGGGTGAGCGCGGCAGCGCCCTGCTGGAGTTCGCGGGCGGCACAAGCTTCGGCTCCGAGCACCAGGCCGCGTTCGCCGGGCCCTCGGGCGCCTACCGGGAGGGCGTCCTGTGA